In Theileria parva strain Muguga chromosome 4 map unlocalized ctg_529, whole genome shotgun sequence, one DNA window encodes the following:
- a CDS encoding SVSP family protein — translation MNSYITYNCIFLFILFGSVRSADKINNKSGDNKNGGPDDTNDLGLVPYSDSEGEGDGDLKVTETSVEPEGSGNAEETKSQKQPEPSEMVTQPVEYSDPNQHAQPVQYYNTQPVQLYDTQPTQQDGIPQQPIPVDPLQPQHYYQQVQYVPGPEPGFVVVTQEIDPTFIPSQPIPIQHYDPYQHYIPVQHTYYGPQPYQPVTQYTQYVDQPQPYPQNIPYGPQQQFYPVYFPESLPMSQQQYYPEYQQSQLQPFQQQTEHEQSEKRKTFDKKTKSKGYDSSKFSKKPEKRKSKTPVSKPSELRGQPLYKPPTQAYPTSTQQLDLGPRFRPPTNLRPLISGPAQDKPSYPQYTLYRREQTKLPQSKTPTQPTHEHKSPAETSKPPETKGAEGLKSETVPVQLGSDDEGKLVDQLSELQLAGDKPKDKPAQPTEPSGSDQQLQPEHIPVEVGSDDEEPEEGAAGGEDGDEDKKEKKPEETKKPKKCKSIIFMKKDEQGILVPMIEIKDYMCLHYGFAKTKYNIFADLEQVVCDGEVIYFHIPEKDYVRKLTYNRKENAFIMERVDMFVLIKRVNGKWSYSGRRHINYIKMYTQDALGNEVEMTKEQYYVEMSPAGSIKYTFVPGVKCKKLL, via the coding sequence ATGAATTCATATATAACATACAATTgcatatttttattcatattattcGGATCTGTGAGATCAgctgataaaattaataataaatcaggtgataataaaaatggaGGTCCAGATGATACCAATGACTTAGGCCTAGTACCATATAGTGACAGTGAAGGAGAAGGAGATGGGGATCTTAAAGTAACAGAAACATCTGTGGAACCCGAGGGTTCTGGAAATGCTGAGGAAACAAAATCTCAAAAACAACCGGAACCATCTGAAATGGTTACTCAGCCTGTGGAATATTCTGATCCAAATCAACATGCACAACCAGTACAGTATTATAATACACAACCAGTACAGCTTTATGATACACAACCAACACAGCAGGATGGAATTCCACAACAGCCAATACCAGTAGATCCTTTACAACCAcaacattattatcaacAGGTGCAGTATGTACCAGGGCCTGAACCAGGCTTTGTTGTAGTAACACAAGAAATTGACCCAACTTTTATACCATCCCAACCTATTCCAATACAGCATTATGATCCTTATCAACATTATATACCTGTACAACATACATATTACGGACCTCAACCATATCAACCAGTAACGCAATATACACAATATGTAGATCAACCTCAGCCTTATCCGCAAAATATTCCTTATGGCCCACaacaacaattttatccaGTATATTTTCCCGAATCGCTACCAATGTCACAACAACAGTATTATCCTGAATATCAACAATCTCAACTGCAACCATTTCAACAACAGACTGAACATGAACAATCTGAAAAAAGAAAAacttttgataaaaaaactaaatcTAAGGGTTATGATTCCAGTAAATTTTCTAAGAAGCCTGAAAAACGTAAATCTAAAACACCAGTTTCGAAGCCTAGCGAATTAAGAGGTCAGCCTTTATATAAGCCACCTACACAAGCATATCCTACATCAACTCAGCAATTAGATCTTGGACCAAGATTTAGACCACCTACAAATCTCAGACCACTTATCTCAGGTCCAGCTCAAGATAAACCCAGTTATCCTCAATACACTCTATACCGGCGGGAACAAACAAAATTGCCACAATCGAAAACACCCACTCAACCAACTCACGAACATAAATCACCAGCTGAGACATCCAAACCGCCTGAAACAAAAGGTGCTGAAGGATTGAAATCTGAAACTGTTCCAGTTCAACTAGGTTCAGATGATGAAGGGAAGTTAGTTGATCAATTATCAGAACTTCAATTGGCTGGTGATAAACCAAAGGATAAACCAGCTCAGCCAACCGAACCAAGTGGTTCAGATCAGCAGTTACAACCTGAACATATTCCGGTAGAAGTAGGATCTGATGATGAGGAACCTGAAGAGGGTGCAGCTGGTGGAGAGGATGGAGATGAGGATAAGAAAGAAAAAAAACCTGAAGAAACTAAGAAACCcaaaaaatgtaaatcaataatttttatgaaaaagGATGAACAAGGAATTTTGGTTCCAATGATAGAAATAAAAGACTATATGTGTTTACATTATGGCTTTGCCaaaacaaaatataatatttttgcAGATCTTGAACAAGTAGTATGTGACGGAGAGGTTATATATTTCCATATACCTGAGAAAGATTATGTCAGAAAGTTAACTTATAATAGAAAAGAAAATGCGTTTATAATGGAACGTGTGGATATGTTCGTACTAATTAAAAGAGTTAATGGAAAATGGAGTTATAGTGGACGCAGACATATtaattacattaaaatgtataCGCAAGATGCTTTGGGAAACGAAGTTGAGATGACAAAAGAACAATATTATGTTGAAATGAGTCCTGCCGGATCAATtaaatacacatttgtGCCTGGAgttaaatgtaaaaaattactgTAA
- a CDS encoding SVSP family protein: MNLCVTYKCILLFILFGFVKCADKPEQHPVSSDTDSDEEDNFEVTETSEPPKGTEHLELSKKPGKMIFMKENENGIVVPMEEGDYKQIFEDPYKKVYIFQKNLEMILCDYKVIFQQISGKPYASTLTYYRINNVFTIQHENGFMLICHEEGKWKVYLRSRSGYLNLYTQDSEGRYLELGENNYYISFGPRGFLRYEFKSDVNCSKVMFKDKLVWRRNSNEPCPCKVSITLKKDIILYFDAYYLIFLKSHFYNLFYERKRKK; the protein is encoded by the coding sequence ATGAATCTATGTGTAACATACAAATGTATATTgttattcatattatttggatttgtaaaatgtgCTGACAAACCTGAACAACATCCCGTTAGTAGTGATACTGACAGTGATGAAGAAGACAACTTTGAGGTTACAGAAACTTCTGAACCCCCCAAAGGTACCGAACATCTAGAACTGAGTAAAAAACCTGgtaaaatgatttttatgaaagaaaatgaaaatggAATAGTGGTACCAATGGAAGAAGGAGActataaacaaatatttgAGGATCCATATAAAAAAGTATACATATTTCAAAAAAATCTCGAAATGATACTCTGTGATTATAAAGTCATTTTTCAACAAATATCTGGAAAACCTTACGCGTCAACATTGACTTATTATAGAATTAATAACGTGTTTACAATTCAACATGAAAATGGATTTATGCTTATTTGCCACGAAGAAGGGAAGTGGAAAGTATACTTACGGAGTCGTTCGGGTTATCTTAATCTTTACACACAAGATTCTGAAGGTCGTTATCTTGAACTGGGtgaaaacaattattatattagtttTGGTCCAAGAGGATTCTTAAGATATGAATTTAAGAGTGATGTAAATTGTAGTAAAGTTATGTTTAAGGATAAACTAGTTTGGAGAAGAAATTCTAATGAACCTTGCCCATGTAAAGTTAGTATTACTTTAAAAAAAGATattattctttattttGATGCCTATTAtcttatatttttaaaaagcCACttctataatttattttacgaaagaaaaagaaaaaaataa
- a CDS encoding SVSP family protein, translating to MNPCLTYKFIIIFILVGYGRCGDEPTDQSNNSGVGLGSYGDNNNHGNFQTTETSELEAQTQPEQPQTIPPPYYHDPQHLQYYYPGSIPPQPIQYYDPQPIQYYDPQPIQYYDPQPVQYYGPQFQPIGVDPVQQAANYYYPEPQPPQTIPYQPYQTDPQPIPISQYGPYQQDYSGYQSYEQYIPQSEQPHIPPMQQTPVIVPVQYPTPDMQQIPMILSGQPYIQPPVQQTPVMVHGQYPTPPIQQMPVQRQPIHYYGPHRQPRRPKSFRQPKSQIDKQMGPEKPVQIMIRSSHPQEQTKEDSKTLEQPKPDKLTDDKPTDQSTQPSTEQQDQPPTEQPSESEKPEEQGGEPGGGDEEDNFDVTETTGQAQGSEGDKKMKTCNEIGLFKKDSDGNIIPMTENDYKKIISTVNEIRYEFLGKLEEIKCDGESIYTKLPDNAYCETLSYNKNTNIFTITIDGTFLFIKGDKDRWRTTCRRVKEHIKIYKLDEKGNEVEADGEDYFFYVTSHSGFRYKFKSGMKCTRIIFKETLAWEKTENEEYPVGLSISKKLNVVVFFENYFKVFGKSGGKYRKMYQQSKKY from the coding sequence ATGAATCCATGTTTAACATACaagtttataattatatttatattagttGGATATGGTAGGTGTGGAGATGAACCTACAGATCAATCAAATAACAGTGGTGTTGGCCTTGGATCATATGGTGACAACAATAATCATGGGAACTTTCAAACAACTGAAACTTCTGAATTAGAAGCTCAGACACAACCAGAACAACCTCAAACCATTCCTCCGCCTTATTATCATGATCCACAACACCTGCAGTACTATTATCCAGGATCTATACCACCACAACCTATACAGTATTATGATCCACAACCTATACAGTATTATGATCCACAACCTATACAGTATTATGATCCACAACCAGTACAGTATTATGGACCTCAATTTCAACCTATAGGAGTAGATCCTGTGCAACAAGCAGCAAATTACTATTATCCTGAACCTCAGCCTCCACAAACCATTCCATATCAACCTTACCAAACCGATCCTCAACCTATACCAATATCTCAATATGGACCATATCAACAAGATTATTCTGGTTATCAATCTTATGAACAGTATATACCACAATCCGAACAGCCGCATATACCACCGATGCAACAAACGCCTGTTATAGTACCTGTACAATATCCAACACCGGATATGCAACAGATACCTATGATATTATCCGGACAACCGTATATACAGCCTCCTGTTCAACAAACGCCTGTTATGGTACATGGACAATATCCAACACCGCCTATACAACAAATGCCAGTACAAAGACAACCAATACATTATTATGGACCACATCGACAGCCTAGACGGCCTAAGTCATTTAGACAACCCAAATCTCAAATTGATAAACAAATGGGACCCGAAAAACCTGTACAGATAATGATTAGATCATCTCATCCTCAGGAACAGACTAAAGAAGATTCCAAAACTCTTGAACAACCAAAACCAGATAAGTTAACTGACGATAAACCAACGGATCAATCAACTCAACCTTCAACAGAGCAACAAGACCAACCTCCTACTGAACAACCTAGTGAATCTGAGAAACCAGAAGAACAGGGTGGTGAACCTGGAGGAGgagatgaagaagataattttgatgtAACTGAAACCACTGGCCAAGCTCAGGGTTCTGAAGGTGATAAAAAGATGAAAACATGTAATGAAATTggattatttaaaaaagaTTCTGATGGTAACATAATACCAATGACAGAAAATGAttacaaaaaaataataagtaCTGTAAATGAAATTAGGTATGAATTTCTAGGAAAACTTGAGGAAATAAAGTGTGATGGTGAAAGTATTTATACGAAATTACCTGATAACGCATATTGTGAAACATTaagttataataaaaatactaacatttttactattactattgaTGGTACATTTCTTTTTATTAAAGGTGATAAAGACCGATGGAGAACAACATGTCGACGTGTTAAGGAgcatattaaaatatataaactaGATGAAAAAGGAAATGAAGTTGAAGCTGATGGAgaagattattttttttatgTGACTTCTCACAGCGGATTTAGGTACAAATTTAAGTCGGGTATGAAATGTACCagaattatatttaaagaAACATTAGCCTGGGAAAAAACGGAAAATGAAGAATATCCTGTGGGATTATCTATTtccaaaaaattaaacgtTGTAGTCTTTTTCgaaaattactttaaaGTATTTGGAAAAAGTGGTGGGAAATATAGAAAAATGTATCAACAATCaaaaaaatactaa
- a CDS encoding SVSP family protein — translation MNLCTTYIWLVIFTKDKFVQCADKQNTPGGGDKEGDGDTVDEGDNFNVTEVAGHLQGHNYHSHSTVYPSGYYNPGYPIYHYGQGYQYTYSPRFYHPYQQGYQGPPQFQYQYGLNQPRYYHPGSQQIGHGNSSEYSNSGPTYPHPNQKSNQDKVPSEPTEMKKPKHSYKHNRPTKSTKPTEPVKELVPEVVKLELDSDEEEDTQTTRDGEKEQLVGDKPKDEPTQKTDESGDVDKQNAKGGKEKKTIKFPKMIFMKKNSVGQLVEMTEGDYKEIFDDFNMKKYTLHASLEMVLCDYQVVFEHIAGKPYCNELCYYGFKNVFIIRGNDRFFFIKCVDGVWKTKFHNVPRDIKIYSQGSEGNYVQISTENINIDLTLSESIRFNVEGLKCVRVKNKDEVVWEKESDEEYPILICYTTKKRFLVYFKDCRKVFEKTSKKYTQKCIRKSRNIPNDS, via the coding sequence ATGAATTTATGTACAACATATATATGGttagtaatatttacaaaagataaatttgtaCAATGTGCAGATAAACAAAACACACCTGGTGGTGGAGATAAGGAAGGAGATGGTGATACAGTTGATGAAGgagataattttaatgtaacAGAAGTAGCTGGACATCTACAGGGTCATAATTATCACTCACACAGTACAGTTTATCCAAGTGGTTATTACAATCCAGGTTATCCTATATATCATTATGGTCAGGGTTATCAATATACTTATAGTCCTAGATTTTATCATCCATATCAACAAGGTTATCAAGGTCCTCCTCAGTTTCAATATCAGTATGGATTAAACCAGCCGAGATATTATCACCCAGGATCACAACAAATAGGTCATGGGAATAGTAGTGAATATTCAAATTCTGGACCAACCTATCCTCACCCAAATCAAAAATCGAATCAAGATAAAGTTCCAAGTGAACCTACAGAAATGAAAAAGCCAAAACATAGTTATAAACATAATAGACCAACTAAAAGTACAAAACCAACTGAACCAGTTAAGGAATTGGTCCCAGAAGTTGTTAAACTTGAACTGGACtctgatgaagaagaagataCTCAAACTACTAGGGATGGAGAAAAGGAACAATTAGTTGGAGATAAACCAAAGGATGAACCAACTCAAAAAACAGATGAATCTGGCGATGTAGATAAACAAAATGCTAAGGGGGGAAAGGAgaaaaaaacaataaaatttccAAAGATgatttttatgaaaaagAATTCTGTAGGACAACTAGTAGAAATGACTGAAGGAGACTACAAAGAGatatttgatgattttaatatgaaaaaatacACATTGCATGCAAGTCTTGAAATGGTGCTTTGTGATTATCAAGTTGTTTTTGAACATATAGCTGGAAAGCCTTATTGCAATGAATTATGTTATTACGGATTTAAAAACGTGTTTATAATTCGTGGTAACGATCGGTTTTTCTTTATTAAATGCGTCGATGGTGTTTGGAAAACAAAATTTCACAATGTTCCTCGCgacattaaaatttattcgCAGGGTTCTGAAGGTAATTACGTTCAGATAAGTAcagaaaatattaatattgattTAACTTTGAGTGAATCAATTAGGTTTAATGTTGAaggtttaaaatgtgtaagggTAAAAAACAAGGATGAAGTAGTTTGGGAAAAAGAAAGTGATGAAGAGTATCcaatattaatatgttATACTACTAAAAAACGTTTTTTGgtttattttaaagattGTAGGAAGGTTTTTGAAAAGActtctaaaaaatatacgCAGAAATGTATCAGAAAATCCAGAAACATACCCAATGATTCTTAA
- a CDS encoding SVSP family protein, with protein sequence MHRCLAYIYILIFIIIQCVESSDKYPYHPEDNGNDEGSDFNLIIKGIENLLDEDDDQTAGQTVISDNIMQHGLGSITDQTYGTAQPSQLIPQSSQVQSGYYQQHLQPVPIPPQHIPEQIYPLTQQIHYEYHPQRPIYRPPYLQTQPRPQPIQQAPQYGPIYHYQPPEIRQPRQPYPRPAGPSYYSRRETPGNKYFGQRYHPYEQSHSDSGHTPHTNTGSGLLHPDPYRLPHPSQIIQQTQPPQASKEPLQPERVTVEVGSDEDDEETEEIGQEPSEPEQPEEAEEGAVGGAGDGDDEEEEEEKPSEAVKKCKKIRFFKKNSEGNIIPMIKKDFKRIHDDDKLKKYLLYANLEVLLCDGDVVYKHNAGINYPTQLSYNKVKNIFIFTRRGGFLLIKYSEGEWRVEGRRDQEYLKFYSKTHWGKYVEITCNDYYTELSAAKAFKYTFREGVNCEKVTYKGETIWRRKKFKASPESVRFTPKGNVIIYFSSYLIVFGKRQGSFKQILARPR encoded by the coding sequence ATGCATAGATGCCTAGCttacatatatatattgaTATTCATAATAATACAATGTGTTGAATCTTCAGATAAATATCCTTATCATCCTGAAGATAACGGAAATGATGAGGGAAGTGATTTTAATCTCATAATAAAAGGAATAGAAAATCTCCTTGACGAAGATGATGATCAAACCGCTGGACAAACTGTAATCTCAGATAATATTATGCAACATGGACTTGGATCTATTACTGATCAAACATATGGAACGGCTCAACCCAGTCAATTAATACCTCAGTCTAGTCAAGTACAATCCGGATATTATCAGCAACACTTACAACCTGTACCTATTCCGCCTCAACATATTCCAGAACAAATTTATCCACTAACTCAACAAATTCATTATGAATATCATCCCCAACGACCAATATATAGACCACCATACCTACAAACTCAACCACGACCACAACCAATTCAACAAGCTCCTCAATATGGGCCAATATATCATTATCAACCTCCAGAAATAAGGCAGCCAAGACAACCTTATCCTAGACCCGCAGGTCCCAGTTATTATTCTAGACGTGAGACACCTggtaataaatattttggACAACGTTATCATCCATATGAACAATCTCATTCTGATTCTGGTCATACTCCGCATACAAATACTGGATCCGGTTTATTACATCCGGATCCTTATAGACTCCCTCATCCTTCACAAATAATACAACAAACTCAACCACCTCAGGCTTCAAAAGAACCATTACAACCAGAACGTGTTACAGTTGAAGTAGGGTCagatgaagatgatgagGAAACCGAGGAAATAGGTCAAGAACCCAGTGAACCAGAACAACCTGAGGAAGCAGAGGAAGGAGCAGTTGGAGGTGCTGGGGATGGAGATGATGAGgaagaagaggaagaaAAGCCATCTGAAGCagtaaaaaaatgtaaaaaaattcGATTCTTTAAAAAAAACTCTGAAGGCAACATAATACCAATGATTAAAAAAGATTTCAAAAGAATACACGACGATGataagttaaaaaaatatttattatatgcAAACCTTGAAGTATTATTGTGTGACGGTGATGTGGTATATAAACATAACGCCGGAATAAATTATCCCACACAATTATCgtataataaagtaaaaaacatttttatttttactcgTAGAGGTGGCTTTCTATTGATCAAATATTCTGAAGGTGAATGGAGAGTGGAGGGCAGGAGAGATCAGGAATATCTTAAATTCTATTCTAAAACGCATTGGGGAAAATATGTTGAAATAACTTGTAATGATTATTATACTGAACTTAGTGCTGCAAAAGCTTttaaatacacatttaggGAAGGAGTAAACTGTGAGAAAGTCACATATAAAGGGGAAACAATCTGGCGTAGAAAAAAGTTTAAGGCGTCTCCAGAATCAGTTCGTTTTACTCCAAAGGGAAatgttataatatatttttcatcGTATCTTATTGTATTTGGAAAAAGACAAGGATCTTTTAAACAGATTCTAGCCAGACCAAGATGa